A stretch of DNA from Desulfurella amilsii:
TTACAGTAGCGTTATTTATCTTACTAAGGTTTATTGATGGTATCTTTTTGGGCGGAGGATACACAAGCATAGTGCCATTAGCTATAGAAAATGCCCCTAAAGAAAAAAGAGGGTTATGGGGAGGCATTATAGGTTCTGGTTACCCGGTAGCTTTTGTTATAATTTCAATAATTACATTACTGGCTTTAAAAATCTTCCCAAAAGAACAGTATCAATTATACGGCTGGAGGATAATATTTGTTGTTGGTGTTATTTTAGGTCTTTCGATTGTTTATTATATTCACAAACTTGTTCCAGAATCAAAAATATGGCTTAAAACAGCTCAGAAAACTAAAGCTCCTTTGAAAGAGTTGTTTAGCGGCAAAAATTTTATTAATTTACTTCAAGTTTTGCTTTTAATGCTTGGCTTGTGGTTCCAAATTATGGTAGTTGCTGGCACAATGAGTATTGTGTTCATAAAACAACTGCACATCAGCGCATCTCTTACTACCACAGTTACATTAATTTCATATCTTTTCTTGATAGGTGGCTATATATCAGCTGGGTGGATAAGTCAAAAGATTGGCAGGAAAACCGCATTTATTATTTTAGGTTTGCTTATAGGCTTTTTTACCTCATTATTATACTATCTTTTAGTAGCAGGGATGTATCAAAATACATTTATACTGTTTTTATTCTCAATCATAATAGTCACAGTTGCAGGTATGGCTTGGGGTATTGTGCCATCCTACATAAATGAGAGGTTCCATACTTCTGTAAGAGCATCCGCCTATGGCATAGGCTACACTTTATCCATATTAATTGCTTCTTTTTATTCATTTTATATGCTTGCTTTAAAAGCATTTGTGCCTTATAAATACACTCAAATTGTTCTTCTAGTGCTTGCTGGAATACTTGTAGTTATTGGCGCTATTTTAGGTCCAGAAACAAAAGAAGTTAATATGGAAATATAGCTTAGATGGAGGCTAAAATGACCGACATAAATACTCTATCACCAAAGAATGTGAGATTAAAAATTAGAAACGCTGAATATACTAGCCAAACAAGCGGTTTGTGTAAAGGCTTCACCCAAGCAAACCTAGTTGTTCTACCAAAAAAATATGTAATTGATTTTTTTGCTTTTGCGCAAAGAAACCCAAAGCCATGTCCTATACTTGATGTTACAGAAAAAGGAGATCCCCATCCAAAACTTATAGCGCCTGATGCTGATGTAAGAACAGATATGCCGAAGTACAGAGTATATGAAAAAGGAGAATTAATTGGTGAATATACAGATATCTTAAATTTTTGGAATGAAGAAATGTACGCATTCTTACTGGGTTGCAGTTTTACTTTTGAGAATGCTTTACTTAATGCCAATATTCCGGTAAGACACATTGAAGAAAAAAGAAATGTTCCGATGTATATAACAAGTATAGAGTGTGTGCCATCTGGTGTATTTAGAGGTCCTTTGGTAGTTTCAATGAGGCCAATACCTTATCAATTAATAGTTAAGGCTGTTCAGGTAACTTCTAGGTTTCCACAAGTGCACGGTGCACCTGTTCATATTGGTAACCCAAAAGAAATAGGTATAAAAGATATTGATAAACCTGATTTTGGCGATCCAGTGACAATTAAAGACGGTGAAGTACCAATATTTTGGGCGTGTGGTGTAACTCCACAAGCTGTTGCGATGAAAGCAAAACCAGATATAATGATAACACATGCACCGGGTCACATGTTTATTTCTGATGTAAGAGATG
This window harbors:
- a CDS encoding MFS transporter, whose product is METTIDQKRMARAAFLTFFIDMFDVYLPITVLAPAMEYFLPKSLPVSEVSTIYFLIFAATLIGRPVGAFLFGHYSDVIGRKKMGLISIGGFSVVTLLLIFIPGFQTLGYITVALFILLRFIDGIFLGGGYTSIVPLAIENAPKEKRGLWGGIIGSGYPVAFVIISIITLLALKIFPKEQYQLYGWRIIFVVGVILGLSIVYYIHKLVPESKIWLKTAQKTKAPLKELFSGKNFINLLQVLLLMLGLWFQIMVVAGTMSIVFIKQLHISASLTTTVTLISYLFLIGGYISAGWISQKIGRKTAFIILGLLIGFFTSLLYYLLVAGMYQNTFILFLFSIIIVTVAGMAWGIVPSYINERFHTSVRASAYGIGYTLSILIASFYSFYMLALKAFVPYKYTQIVLLVLAGILVVIGAILGPETKEVNMEI
- a CDS encoding putative hydro-lyase — protein: MTDINTLSPKNVRLKIRNAEYTSQTSGLCKGFTQANLVVLPKKYVIDFFAFAQRNPKPCPILDVTEKGDPHPKLIAPDADVRTDMPKYRVYEKGELIGEYTDILNFWNEEMYAFLLGCSFTFENALLNANIPVRHIEEKRNVPMYITSIECVPSGVFRGPLVVSMRPIPYQLIVKAVQVTSRFPQVHGAPVHIGNPKEIGIKDIDKPDFGDPVTIKDGEVPIFWACGVTPQAVAMKAKPDIMITHAPGHMFISDVRDENYSIL